A genomic segment from Paenibacillus sp. FSL K6-1096 encodes:
- a CDS encoding glycoside hydrolase family 9 protein — protein sequence MKQSKRKTGFIATLSLMLACTIVSGTAVRPSVSEAASAGFNYAEALQKSIYFYETQRSGELPENNRVEWRGDSGLQDGADVGHDLTGGWYDAGDHVKFGFPMAYTATMLAWSVYEYKDGYVQSGQLDEILDNIRWATDYFVKAHTAPNELWGQVGNGTADHNWWGPAEVMPMARPAYKIDAAHPGSDLAAETAAALASASIIFKDSDPVYADKLLVHAKQLYNFADTYRGAYSDVITDAKQYYNSWSSYADELSWGGVWLYLATGEQSYLDKAVAASDLWGTNQAGDWGYQWTQSWDDKHYGAQLLLSRITNDPKFIESTERNMQFWTTGVNGTSDRVTYTPGGLAHLDQWGALRYAANHAFLAFVYADWVTDPVKKNTAQTFAERQINYMLGDNPRNSSYVIGFGENAPKHPHHRTSHGSWADSQTTPANHRHVLYGALVGGPSQTDAYTDSISDYVSNEVATDYNSAFTGSLARMMMLHGQGQQPLANFPAPETREDEMFTETSVNASGSNFVEIRAILNNRSGWPARSSSQLSFNYYLDISEAVAAGYGPEDITVTAGGYNQGATVSQLLPHDAANHIYYTKIDFSGTPIYPGGQSAYRKEVQFRIAGPLNTTFWDNSNDFSFQGVAANASSATKNPYIPVFDAGVKVYGEQPSGGGNPGQPQVPARPSGLQAVPGNASVALSWTPVSGASSYTVKRSLVSGGPYTAIATVTGAVYNDSGLTNGVDYYYVVTASNSVGESTASVQVTAKPREITVPAGALRVQYRTNDTNPGDSQIRSQFRIVNTGTETIPLSGLKLRYYYTLDGDKPQEFHCDYAQVGSGNVSGTFGKLSTPAALADSYLEISFAAGAGSLAPGADSGEIQVRFNKTDWTAYNESNDYSYGGTQASFADWDKVTLYRGGTLVWGLEP from the coding sequence GTATGATGCGGGAGATCACGTGAAATTCGGATTTCCGATGGCCTATACCGCTACGATGCTGGCCTGGTCGGTCTATGAGTACAAGGACGGTTATGTGCAATCCGGGCAGCTGGATGAGATTCTGGATAATATCCGCTGGGCCACTGACTATTTTGTGAAAGCGCATACTGCGCCGAATGAGCTGTGGGGCCAGGTGGGCAACGGAACAGCCGATCATAACTGGTGGGGACCTGCGGAGGTCATGCCGATGGCGCGCCCGGCCTATAAGATCGATGCGGCGCATCCGGGCTCTGATCTCGCTGCGGAGACTGCCGCTGCTCTGGCCTCGGCTTCGATTATTTTCAAGGATTCAGATCCCGTATATGCGGACAAGCTTCTGGTCCACGCCAAGCAATTATACAATTTCGCCGATACGTACCGGGGAGCTTACTCCGATGTTATTACCGATGCCAAGCAGTATTACAACTCGTGGAGCAGCTATGCCGATGAACTAAGCTGGGGCGGGGTATGGCTGTATCTGGCAACCGGCGAGCAGAGCTATCTCGACAAGGCTGTCGCCGCCAGCGATCTGTGGGGCACGAATCAGGCCGGGGACTGGGGCTATCAATGGACCCAATCCTGGGATGATAAGCACTACGGTGCGCAGCTGCTGCTGTCCCGGATCACGAATGACCCCAAGTTCATTGAGTCTACGGAACGGAACATGCAGTTCTGGACGACCGGGGTTAATGGAACCTCTGACCGGGTGACGTATACGCCGGGCGGATTGGCCCATCTGGATCAATGGGGTGCGCTGCGGTATGCGGCGAACCATGCCTTCCTGGCTTTTGTCTATGCAGACTGGGTGACTGATCCTGTGAAAAAGAATACCGCCCAGACCTTCGCTGAGCGGCAGATCAACTATATGCTCGGCGATAATCCGCGCAATAGCAGCTACGTCATCGGCTTCGGTGAGAATGCGCCCAAGCATCCCCATCACCGGACCTCACACGGCTCCTGGGCCGACAGCCAGACCACTCCTGCGAACCACCGCCATGTGCTGTACGGCGCTCTGGTCGGCGGGCCATCCCAGACGGATGCCTATACCGACTCGATCAGTGACTATGTCTCCAACGAAGTTGCAACCGATTACAATTCAGCCTTCACCGGCTCCCTGGCGCGGATGATGATGCTCCACGGGCAGGGCCAGCAGCCGCTCGCGAACTTCCCTGCACCTGAAACGCGCGAGGATGAGATGTTCACCGAGACTTCGGTGAATGCCAGCGGCAGCAATTTTGTGGAGATCCGCGCGATTCTGAACAACCGCTCGGGCTGGCCGGCCCGCTCCAGCAGCCAGCTGTCGTTCAACTACTATCTGGACATCAGTGAAGCCGTTGCCGCAGGGTATGGACCCGAAGATATTACAGTTACTGCTGGAGGCTATAACCAGGGGGCAACCGTCTCGCAGCTGCTGCCTCACGATGCAGCGAATCATATCTACTACACCAAAATTGATTTCTCCGGCACCCCGATCTATCCGGGCGGACAATCCGCTTACCGCAAGGAGGTCCAGTTCCGCATTGCCGGACCGCTGAATACGACCTTCTGGGACAACAGCAATGACTTCTCCTTCCAGGGAGTAGCCGCCAATGCCTCTTCCGCCACGAAGAACCCGTATATTCCTGTATTCGATGCAGGGGTCAAAGTGTACGGGGAGCAGCCTTCCGGCGGCGGCAACCCCGGCCAGCCGCAGGTTCCGGCCCGTCCGTCCGGCCTCCAGGCTGTGCCTGGCAATGCCAGCGTAGCCCTGAGCTGGACGCCGGTCAGCGGCGCTTCCAGTTATACGGTCAAGCGATCGCTGGTCAGCGGCGGACCGTACACTGCGATTGCTACGGTAACCGGGGCGGTCTACAATGACAGCGGGCTGACCAACGGAGTGGACTATTACTATGTGGTGACCGCATCGAACAGTGTAGGCGAGAGTACAGCGTCTGTCCAGGTGACCGCGAAGCCGCGCGAGATTACGGTGCCTGCCGGCGCTCTGCGTGTGCAGTACCGCACCAATGACACGAATCCCGGGGATTCCCAGATCCGCAGCCAGTTCCGGATTGTGAATACGGGAACCGAGACCATTCCGCTCAGCGGTCTGAAGCTGCGCTATTATTACACCTTGGATGGGGACAAGCCGCAGGAATTCCATTGTGACTACGCCCAGGTCGGCAGCGGCAACGTGAGCGGAACCTTCGGGAAGCTGAGTACGCCTGCGGCGCTGGCTGATTCGTATTTGGAGATTTCTTTTGCCGCAGGGGCAGGAAGTTTGGCTCCGGGAGCGGACAGCGGAGAGATTCAGGTGCGCTTCAACAAGACAGATTGGACAGCTTACAATGAGAGCAACGACTATTCCTACGGAGGAACTCAAGCAAGCTTCGCGGATTGGGACAAAGTCACCCTGTACCGCGGAGGAACGCTAGTCTGGGGCCTCGAACCCTAA